The Apodemus sylvaticus chromosome 17, mApoSyl1.1, whole genome shotgun sequence genome contains a region encoding:
- the Klhdc7b gene encoding kelch domain-containing protein 7B has translation MLLGALEAGGLLWGWDGDGDEDRDAAVLTLLAVVVVAALALALHWFGSREDQGTQGAASTALGVQPAQAGGDRQALHPKSKGSDASEGQSKGEQKPEAPGDGQRRSVAARTQDRTPGEVASRGTTPAALGKKRKEPAGPETFSPGHRRAKDIPVPIMIHFTPRSLDSKTEMQLDLTGTYGKGTAGQGPVHTEHQHSSPWHLSVGPPGPLGRGLGSLRRRRRPGASSGDRPCRPLKLDPLRLGTVVSVWDAVDVAGSASQDILTSRPLADPSSHRPDKGLEAPHELGLADAVDCRPQVDSFEDVCGESSLRLPPTSPAGSEVKGAESKEIGFPAPRETQGILAGEEARPRESGAAVVTSNASPSQGALPEELSSACAVDQVAGQSREGHLTGKGSRQGEKSKHKSGRPATDPSLALVMDTKKSTHVFSCTPSHNLPASAPTQDSELAPSAVHPSPGFLHAVSTSAPLNNLPLEVSQGPSGGDSLRAGPAPLPTPTLTTAGVSISAPAGILAPPSVSPPTSTPASPLTPAPGTAAPTATLTATPSRTLPPCPAPVTALTTVSTPAPCLTSPPTPSPTPVPALTPISTAISPPPTSPPALASALVAAQDPAVASELRPASMESDVGFSKSAPERRISKNWGNLITMVLRSHPFPWQEKAQGSAQRADPESPAGPSPSTHSEDTQPGPSSEGAISSLQDKHRPVLGSGNLAEATGETQVSLETNASLHPDPRGDETKHKSLDSLLPAAEPVAAPQFPVLAQPGPVPSTRQDDVQPIPQPRQRRRKRSIAQSSEHILTQEVPQQPQGQVLREQARPTDSRDVLTERQKETQKLMAFLQKPGSWGVVEGPPKSCSQALQSSATAAPWPPKLDLGSCLEVLAFAQHHGALGLAQETYVLMSNNLLHVLGDPHLYRQLSGADRERILNLRTCQGQTVLGVLVLPSLYQVSRSGLTRGPHSEEAPATTSEHLHPHTHLHVFNPQENVWRPLTQVPEEVPLRGCGLCTMHNYLFLAGGIRGSGAKAVCSNKVFCYNPLTNIWSQVRPMQQARAQLKLVALDGMLYAIGGECLYSMERYDPRTDTWTLRASLPEGTFPVAHEAVVCRGEIYVTGGHLFYRLLRYSPVKDSWDECPYSASHRRSSDMVALGGFLYRFDLLRGVGAAVMRYNTVTGSWSRAASLPLPDPAPLHCTVLGNTIYCLNHQVTATFTVSEGTALFQAKELQPFPLGSKGVLYPFTLTLPPKTWLQTTI, from the coding sequence ATGCTCCTGGGTGCTCTAGAGGCTGGTGGGCTCCTCTGGGGCTGGGACGGAGACGGAGATGAAGACCGGGATGCAGCTGTACTCACCTTGCTGGCTGTAGTAGTGGTAGCCGCCTTAGCACTGGCTCTGCACTGGTTTGGCTCCAGGGAGGACCAGGGGACACAAGGAGCAGCATCTACAGCTCTAGGTGTGCAACCTGCTCAGGCAGGAGGAGACAGGCAGGCCCTGCATCCAAAGTCCAAGGGCAGTGATGCCAGTGAGGGGCAGAGCAAAGGAGAGCAGAAACCAGAGGCTCCCGGAGATGGGCAGAGGAGATCTGTTGCAGCTAGGACCCAGGACAGAACCCCTGGAGAGGTGGCCAGCAGAGGAACCACCCCAGCTGCcctgggaaagaaaaggaaggagccaGCCGGGCCAGAAACCTTCTCCCCAGGCCACCGCAGAGCAAAGGACATTCCAGTCCCCATCATGATCCACTTTACCCCTCGAAGTCTTGACAGCAAAACAGAGATGCAGCTGGATTTAACTGGAACCTATGGTAAGGGGACAGCTGGGCAAGGCCCTGTCCATACGGAGCATCAGCACAGCAGTCCCTGGCACCTGTCTGTGGGACCTCCTGGCCCTCTGGGGAGAGGCCTAGGCAGCttgcggcggcggcggaggcctGGTGCCAGCTCAGGAGACAGACCCTGCCGTCCTCTAAAGCTGGACCCTCTCCGCCTGGGCACCGTGGTGAGTGTGTGGGATGCTGTGGATGTGGCAGGTTCGGCCAGCCAGGACATCCTCACCAGCCGTCCCCTTGCAGATCCTTCGTCACACCGCCCAGACAAGGGGCTCGAGGCTCCTCATGAGCTGGGCCTAGCTGATGCTGTGGACTGTAGGCCTCAGGTGGACTCCTTCGAGGATGTGTGTGGGGAAAGCAGCCTCCGTCTCCCTCCCACCAGCCCTGCAGGGTCAGAGGTTAAGGGTGCTGAGAGCAAGGAGATTGGATTCCCTGCCCCTAGGGAGACTCAGGGCATCCTGGCTGGTGAGGAAGCCAGGCCCCGGGAGAGTGGGGCGGCTGTTGTCACCAGCAACGCCAGCCCCTCCCAAGGTGCCTTACCAGAAGAGCTGTCCAGTGCTTGTGCAGTGGACCAAGTAGCTGGTCAGAGCAGAGAGGGCCACCTGACTGGGAAAGGGTCGCGTCAAGGAGAGAAAAGTAAGCACAAATCTGGCAGACCAGCTACAGACCCGAGCCTTGCGCTTGTCATGGACACAAAGAAGTCCACGCATGTCTTCAGCTGCACCCCCTCCCACAACCTTCCAGCCTCTGCTCCCACCCAGGACTCTGAGCTGGCTCCGTCTGCAGTGCATCCCAGCCCCGGGTTCCTACATGCAGTTTCTACCTCTGCTCCCCTAAACAATTTACCCCTGGAAGTTAGCCAGGGTCCTTCTGGTGGTGACAGTCTCAGAGCAGGGCCAGCCCCGCTTCCAACCCCAACTTTAACCACAGCAGGAGTCTCAATTTCAGCTCCAGCAGGGATCCTAGCACCTCCCTCAGTATCACCCCCAACCTCAACCCCAGCCTCACCCTTAACCCCAGCTCCAGGTACAGCAGCCCCAACTGCAACTTTAACGGCAACTCCATCTCGAACATTACCCCCATGCCCAGCCCCAGTTACAGCCCTAACCACAGTCTCAACACCAGCTCCATGTCTAACCTCGCCTCCAACCCCATCCCCAACTCCAGTCCCAGCCTTAACCCCAATCTCCACAGcaatctccccacccccaacatcaCCCCCGGCTCTAGCCTCTGCCCTAGTTGCAGCCCAAGATCCTGCAGTAGCCAGTGAGCTAAGGCCCGCGTCTATGGAATCTGATGTGGGCTTCTCCAAGAGTGCCCCAGAAAGACGAATCTCAAAGAACTGGGGCAATTTAATTACTATGGTCCTTAGAAGCCACCCCTTCCCCTGGCAAGAAAAGGCCCAAGGCAGTGCCCAAAGGGCAGATCCTGAGAGCCCTGCAGGGCCCAGCCCATCCACACACTCTGAAGATACACAGCCAGGACCCTCCTCTGAAGGAGCCATCTCCAGCCTCCAGGACAAACACAGACCAGTCTTAGGTTCAGGGAACCTAGCTGAAGCCACAGGTGAAACACAGGTGAGTTTAGAGACCAATGCATCTCTTCACCCAGACCCTAGAGGAGATGAAACCAAGCACAAGAGTCTAGACTCGCTGCTCCCAGCTGCAGAGCCTGTGGCTGCCCCACAGTTCCCCGTGCTGGCACAGCCCGGTCCTGTACCTTCCACGAGGCAGGATGATGTTCAGCCCATCCCCCAGCCTCGCCAACGGAGGAGGAAACGCAGCATAGCTCAGAGCTCCGAACACATACTGACCCAAGAAGTCCCCCAGCAGCCGCAGGGGCAGGTGCTGAGGGAGCAAGCCAGACCTACAGACAGCAGGGACGTCctcacagagaggcagaaagagacccAAAAGCTTATGGCTTTTCTGCAGAAGCCTGGGAGTTGGGGAGTGGTGGAGGGGCCCCCTAAGTCCTGCTCCCAGGCCTTGCAGTCTAGTGCAACCGCCGCCCCGTGGCCCCCAAAGCTAGATCTAGGGAGCTGCTTGGAGGTGTTGGCCTTCGCCCAGCATCATGGGGCACTGGGCTTGGCCCAGGAGACCTATGTCTTGATGAGCAACAACTTACTGCATGTTCTGGGAGACCCGCACCTCTACCGACAGCTGAGTGGAGCCGACAGGGAGCGTATCCTGAACCTGCGGACTTGCCAGGGCCAGACTGTGCTGGGGGTCCTGGTGCTGCCCAGCCTTTATCAGGTGAGCCGCTCGGggctcacaaggggccctcacagTGAGGAAGCCCCTGCAACCACGTCTGAGCATTtgcaccctcacacacacctcCACGTGTTCAACCCCCAAGAGAATGTGTGGCGGCCCCTGACTCAAGTACCAGAGGAGGTCCCGCTTCGGGGCTGTGGCCTCTGCACTATGCATAATTATCTGTTTCTGGCGGGTGGCATCAGGGGTTCTGGTGCCAAGGCTGTCTGCTCCAACAAGGTATTCTGCTACAACCCTCTGACCAACATTTGGAGCCAGGTTCGGCCCATGCAGCAAGCCCGGGCCCAGCTCAAGCTGGTGGCCCTGGATGGAATGCTTTACGCCATTGGCGGTGAGTGCCTGTACAGCATGGAGCGCTATGACCCACGCACAGATACCTGGACCTTGAGAGCATCCCTTCCTGAGGGCACCTTCCCTGTGGCCCATGAGGCTGTGGTCTGCCGTGGAGAAATCTATGTCACAGGGGGTCATCTCTTTTACCGCCTGCTCAGATACAGCCCAGTCAAAGACTCATGGGATGAGTGTCCTTACAGCGCCAGCCACCGACGCTCCAGTGATATGGTGGCCCTAGGGGGCTTCCTATACAGGTTTGACTTGTTGCGGGGTGTAGGTGCTGCGGTGATGCGCTACAACACAGTGACAGGCTCCTGGAGCCGAGCTGCCTCCCTGCCACTGCCTGACCCCGCCCCGCTCCACTGCACAGTACTGGGCAACACCATTTACTGTCTCAACCACCAGGTCACGGCTACCTTCACAGTCTCAGAGGGGACTGCCCTGTTTCAGGCCAAGGAGCTGCAGCCCTTCCCACTGGGAAGTAAGGGGGTCCTCTATCCATTCACTCTGACTCTGCCCCCTAAGACCTGGTTGCAGACCACAATCTGA
- the Odf3b gene encoding outer dense fiber protein 3B gives MGSEVWVGTWRPHRPRGPIAALYRGPGPKYKLPTNTGYKLHDPSRPRAPAFSFGSRPPQRHTTCGPGPSYLVPARMTVRGTAGTPAFSIYGRLSHTAPVLTPGPDRYFPERAGNVTYPRAPRHTMAPRNWGILSKQQTPGPGSYTVPSLLGPRVIGKVSAPTYSIYGRSAVGSCFEDLSKTPGPCAYHVVNTGIYKTRAPQFTMLGRTLPPRENTKKPGPASYSVDKHRKPRGWTFGIRHSDYLAPMIRYHVDD, from the exons ATGGGCTCAGAAGTCTGGGTCGGCACTTGGCGGCCACACCGGCCCCGCGGCCCCATCGCGGCGCTCTACAGAGGCCCGGGGCCAAAATACAAGCTGCCAACGAACACCG GTTACAAACTGCATGACCCGTCTCGGCCGCGAGCCCCCGCCTTCTCCTTCGGCTCGCGTCCACCCCAGCGGCACACAACCTGCGGACCCGGGCCGAGTTATCTGGTGCCTGCGCGCATGACTGTGCGCGGCACCGCTGGCACCCCGGCCTTCTCCATCTACGGTCGCCTAAGCCACACGGCGCCCGTCCTCACTCCAGGACCGG ACAGGTACTTCCCAGAACGCGCGGGAAATGTGACATACCCCAGAGCTCCTCGGCATACCATGGCTCCCCGAAACTGGGGCATCCTCTCAAAGCAACAAACCCCAG GCCCCGGGTCCTACACCGTGCCTTCGCTCTTGGGCCCACGAGTCATAGGCAAAGTCTCAGCCCCAACTTACTCCATCTACGGCCGCAGCGCTGTGGGCAGCTGCTTCGAGGACCTCAGCAAG ACCCCCGGGCCCTGTGCCTACCACGTTGTGAACACTGGGATCTACAAGACTCGAGCCCCGCAGTTCACGATGCTGGGGCGGACTTTGCCACCCCGAGAGAACACCAAGAAGCCAGGACCCGCATCCTACAGCGTGGACAAG CACCGGAAGCCTCGTGGCTGGACCTTCGGGATCAGGCACTCAGACTATCTGGCCCCCATGATACGGTACCACGTGGACGACTGA
- the LOC127667329 gene encoding protein SCO2 homolog, mitochondrial, whose translation MMLLALGPKAWPKLSQFKPLLRISGIETLHINSRHWSGQGQRQGPGLKTRLLITALFGAGLGWAWLAAKAEKEQWRQQQRTEALRQAAVGQGDFSLLDHKGQPRCKADFRGQWVLMYFGFTHCPDICPDELEKLVQVVRKLEAEPDLPLVQPVFVTVDPERDDVAAMARYVQEFHPRLLGLTGSTEQVAHASRNYRVYYSAGPKDEDQDYIVDHSIAIYLLNPDGLFTDYYSRSRSAEQIVESVRRHIAAFHSILP comes from the coding sequence ATGATGCTACTGGCTTTAGGGCCCAAAGCTTGGCCCAAGCTCTCGCAGTTCAAACCCCTTCTGAGGATCTCTGGAATTGAAACTCTGCACATAAATTCCCGTCATTGGTCAGGGCAGGGCCAACGCCAAGGCCCTGGGCTAAAAACTAGATTGCTGATCACTGCCCTGTTTGGGgcggggctgggctgggcctggCTGGCTGCAAAAGCCGAGAAGGAACAGTGGCGCCAACAGCAGCGGACAGAGGCCCTGCGCCAGGCTGCGGTGGGCCAGGGTGACTTCAGCCTTTTGGACCACAAAGGCCAGCCTCGATGCAAAGCCGACTTCCGAGGCCAGTGGGTGCTGATGTACTTTGGTTTTACACACTGCCCTGACATTTGCCCCGATGAGCTGGAAAAGCTGGTGCAGGTGGTGCGGAAGCTAGAGGCAGAGCCTGACCTGCCCCTGGTGcagcctgtctttgtcactgtggACCCAGAACGAGATGACGTGGCAGCCATGGCCCGATATGTGCAAGAATTCCACCCTAGACTACTGGGTCTGACTGGTTCTACGGAACAAGTAGCCCATGCCAGTCGCAACTACCGTGTGTACTACAGTGCTGGCCCCAAGGATGAGGACCAGGACTATATTGTAGACCACTCCATTGCCATATATTTGCTCAACCCAGACGGTCTCTTCACTGACTACTATAGCCGTAGCCGGTCAGCAGAGCAGATCGTAGAGAGCGTGCGCAGGCACATAGCTGCCTTCCACAGCATCCTGCCCTGA
- the Tymp gene encoding thymidine phosphorylase — MAASGTPPPSAPEAAGASSGGGSGELRQLPELIRLKRDGGHLSRADIRNFVRAVMDGRAQDTQIGAMLMAIRLQGMDLEETSVLTQALAESGQQLEWPEAWHQQLVDKHSTGGVGDKVSLVLAPALAACGCKVPMISGRSLGHTGGTLDKLESIPGFSVTQSPEQMLQILEEVGCCIVGQSVNLVPADGILYAARDVTATVDSIPLITASILSKKAVEGLSTLVIDVKFGGAAVFPDLEKARELAKMLVRVGVGLGLQVAAALTAMDNPLGRSVGHTLEVEEALLCLDGAGPPDLRDLVIRLGGAILWLSGQAETQDQGAARVAAALDDGSALRRFQLMLSAQGVDPGLARSLCSGSPTQRRQLLPHAPEQEELLAPADGVVECVRALPLARVLHELGAGRSRAGQPIRPGVGAELLIDVGQWLSRGTPWLRVHLDGRALSSQQRRTLLGALVLSERAPFKAPSPFAELILPPTTSQS, encoded by the exons ATGGCAGCTTCAGGGACACCACCTCCCTCGGCCCCAGAGGCTGCTGGTGCCAGCTcagggggagggagtggggagctCAGGCAGCTGCCTGAGCTGATCCGCCTGAAGCGAGACGGAGGGCATCTGAGCAGAGCAGATATCAGAAACTTCGTGCGCGCTGTGATGGATGGAAGAGCACAGGACACACAAATTG GGGCCATGCTGATGGCCATTCGGCTGCAGGGCATGGACCTAGAGGAGACATCCGTGTTGACTCAGGCCCTCGCAGAGTCTGGGCAGCAACTGGAGTGGCCCGAGGCCTGGCACCAACAGCTTGTGGATAAACACTCCACGGGAGGTGTGGGtgacaaggttagcctggtcctGGCACCTGCCCTGGCTGCATGTGGCTGCAAG GTGCCGATGATCAGCGGCCGCAGTTTGGGACACACAGGGGGCACACTGGATAAGCTGGAATCTATTCCTGGGTTCAGTGTCACCCAGAGCCCAGAGCAG ATGCTGCAGATACTTGAGGAAGTCGGCTGCTGCATTGTTGGCCAGAGCGTAAACCTGGTTCCTGCTGATGGAATCCTGTATGCTGCACGTGATGTGACAGCTACTGTGGACAGTATACCGCTCATTACAG CTTCAATCCTCAGTAAAAAGGCCGTGGAGGGACTGTCAACTCTGGTGATAGATGTTAAGTTTGGGGGTGCTGCCGTCTTCCCGGACCTGGAGAAGGCCCGAGAACTGGCAAAGATGTTG GTTAGAGTGGGAGTGGGTCTGGGGCTGCAGGTCGCCGCAGCCCTGACCGCCATGGATAACCCTCTGGGCCGCAGCGTGGGCCATACTCTGGAAGTGGAAGAAGCGTTGCTTTGCCTGGATGGTGCGGGGCCACCGGATCTGCGGGACCTGGTCATCAGGCTAG GAGGCGCCATTCTTTGGCTTAGCGGACAGGCGGAAACACAAGACCAGGGCGCCGCCCGAGTGGCTGCGGCGCTGGATGACGGCTCCGCGCTGCGCCGCTTCCAGTTGATGCTTTCGGCGCAGGGCGTGGACCCCGGCCTAGCTAGATCGTTGTGCTCCGGGAGCCCCACGCAGCGCCGGCAGCTGCTGCCTCACGCCCCAGAGCAAGAGGAACTGCTCGCGCCCGCAGACG GCGTTGTGGAGTGCGTCCGAGCGCTGCCGCTGGCCCGTGTGCTGCACGAGCTCGGAGCCGGACGCAGCCGAGCGGGGCAGCCGATCAGACCGGGAGTGGGTGCCGAGCTACTCATCGACGTGGGCCAATGGTTGTCCCGCG GGACACCCTGGCTCCGCGTGCACCTGGACGGCCGTGCGCTCAGCAGCCAGCAGCGCCGCACTCTCCTGGGGGCGCTCGTGCTGTCAGAGCGAGCACCCTTCAAGGCCCCTTCACCCTTCGCTGAGCTTATCCTCCCACCGACCACCTCACAATCCTAA